The following proteins are encoded in a genomic region of Alosa alosa isolate M-15738 ecotype Scorff River chromosome 10, AALO_Geno_1.1, whole genome shotgun sequence:
- the ip6k1 gene encoding inositol hexakisphosphate kinase 1, producing the protein MCVPHSMEVGKHSGGHSQGQTPQQQQTQPQQQAGAARQRSGGVPLEPFVHQVGGHTSMMRYDDHTVCKPLISREQRFYESLPPEMKEFTPEYKGVVLVCFEGDLDGYINLVAYPYVESEGLEQEEQVDRERDQPRRKHSRRSLHRSSSDHKEERPVHESDSSENLQELKSPRLELQMHSEVPFQMLDGNSGLISEKITHNPWSLRCHKQQLSRMRSESKDRKLYKFLLLENVVHHFSYPCILDLKMGTRQHGDDASEEKAARQMKKCEQSTSATLGVRVCGMQVYQMDTGHYLCRNKYYGRGLSIEGFRHALYQFMHNGAQLRRDLFEPILSKLRSLKAVLERQASYRFYSSSLLIIYEGKEAEVWTKAEALANNEDTSQGLLLPHNPQGPPQPMEAAPGAQLPIDLLSRPQEPPVPFPHPLCDNQAHPQPPSVDVRMIDFAHSTFKGFRDDQTVHDGPDRGYVFGLESLIKILEAISEESK; encoded by the exons ATGTGCGTCCCGCACAGCATGGAGGTGGGCAAGCACAGTGGAGGCCACAGCCAAGGTCAAacgccgcagcagcagcagactcaGCCACAGCAGCAGGCAGGGGCCGCTAGGCAGCGCTCTGGAGGAGTGCCTCTGGAACCCTTTGTGCACCAAGTGGGTGGCCACACAAGCATGATGCGCTATGATGACCACACTGTCTGCAAGCCCCTCATCTCCCGTGAGCAGCGCTTCTATGAGTCTCTTCCACCTGAGATGAAGGAATTCACTCCTGAGTACAAAG gtgtggtgttggtgtgttttgAGGGAGATCTAGATGGCTACATTAACCTGGTGGCATACCCATATGTGGAGAGTGAGGGGCTGGAACAGGAAGAGCAGGTTGACCGTGAGCGTGACCAACCCCGCCGCAAGCACTCACGTCGCAGCCTGCACCGCTCCAGCAGTGACCACAAGGAGGAGAGGCCTGTACATGAGAGTGACAGCAGCGAGAA TTTGCAGGAATTGAAGAGCCCACGACTTGAACTGCAGATGCACTCAGAGGTGCCATTCCAAATGCTGGATGGGAACAGCGGCCTTATCTCAGAGAAGATTACTCACAACCCTTGGAGTCTACGCTGTCACAAACAACAGCTTAGCCGGATGCGGTCAGAATCTAAAGATAGGAAGCTCTACA AATTCCTTTTGTTGGAGAATGTTGTGCATCACTTCAGCTATCCTTGCATCCTTGACCTGAAAATGGGCACCCGGCAACATGGAGATGATGCATCAGAAGAGAAGGCAGCACGGCAGATGAAGAAATGTGAGCAGAGCACCTCTGCAACGCTGGGGGTGCGGGTCTGTGGTATGCAG GTGTACCAGATGGATACGGGACATTATCTGTGCAGAAACAAATATTATGGTCGCGGCTTGTCCATTGAGGGATTCAGGCATGCTCTCTACCAGTTCATGCACAATGGTGCACAGTTGAGGCGGGACCTGTTTGAGCCCATTCTCAGCAAGCTACGTAGTCTGAAGGCAGTGTTGGAGCGGCAGGCCTCATACCGCTTTTACTCCAGCTCACTACTTATCATATATGAGGGGAAGGAGGCTGAGGTGTGGACCAAAGCTGAAGCCCTAGCCAATAATGAGGACACTAGTCAGGGCCTGTTGCTCCCCCACAATCCACAGGGCCCCCCACAACCCATGGAGGCTGCTCCAGGTGCCCAACTACCTATAGACCTCCTCTCACGGCCACAAGAGCCTCCGGTCCCCTTCCCTCATCCCCTCTGTGACAACCAAGCCCATCCACAGCCCCCCAGCGTGGACGTCCGAATGATAGACTTTGCCCACAGTACCTTTAAAGGCTTCCGAGATGACCAGACGGTGCATGATGGGCCTGATCGGGGTTATGTGTTTGGACTAGAAAGCCTCATCAAGATCTTGGAGGCCATCAGTGAAGAGAGCAAGTAA